The following DNA comes from Cedecea neteri.
AGTACGCGGACGGGTTTGCCGAAACGAGTGATCACCAGTGATTCGCCCGATCTCACCTGCACCAGGCTCGCGGCCGAAAGCAGAATAATGACCAACCCTGCGGCAGCGGCAATACGCTTCCAGGCCCCTTTTTTACCGCCTTCTGGGATGGAAGAGTGACTATGGCTGCAGCCATGACCGTGGTGATGATCATGATGTCCATGAGAGTGCGAATGGCTCACCGGGAAAGCTCCTGTGCGGGTTTAGCGGGCGCGTCACGCCGCGCCGCATCGGTAGAAGTAGGGAAATCACGAAGATCGAGCGTGGGCGGCGAACCGGCGCCAATCCGCTGGTCAATGACCAGCAGAGGACGGCCGCTGAGCGCCAGCTGAAGCTGCTTAAACCAAAGCTCGTCAATAAACACCTGCCCGGCCTGCTGGTACGCATTTTTTTGCGCGGCAAAACGGGTGGCCGTTGCCTGAGCTTCGCTTAACGCGTCGGTGGCATTGACCTGAGCCGTGTTCTCGCGCACTGCCGCATTGGTCGCGGCAAGCGCGGCTTTTTCTGCCGCGCTTCCCTGCTCCCGCAGGATCAGCGACTGGGCGGCAATCTGCGCGGCCTGCACGCCATGAAAGGCATCGGCGGCACCGGCTGGCGGATGAATAGCCTCCACGACGGTAGAAAGAATTTCCACGCCGCTGTGCAGGTTATCCAGCTGTTGCTGAACGGCCTGGTTAATCTGCCCGGCGAGATCGTCACGCCGCTCGCTCAGCACATCGTCCAGCGTTAAAGACGAGAACTGATGTACCAGAACCTGATTTGCGGTACTGCGCACCAGCTCCGGCAGGTTTACCGCCCGGTAGGTCGCCGCCAGTGCAGCTTTGTCGCTCAGGCCAATCCGCCACATAAAGCGCACGTCGCTGTTAACGATTTGCAAGCTTTGCTGGTCCCCACTTTGGCTGGCGATGATTTGTGCTTTGTCGAAGTTGTGGGTCGCGTCCCAAAGCCTGTCGGCGCTGGCGGGCGCGGGGCCTTCGGCGTCTGCGCGTATGACGGGCGGCTGACTGGCCGGATCTTCTCCGGCAGCCAGTTCATGCACCTGCCCATTTTCAGTCAACTGCACACGCCCCAACGGCCAGGGCAGCCCCAAATGCAAGCCCGGCTCAAGCACCGCCACAGATCGACCAAAACGCTCATACACGCCGCGTTCCGTGGCCGAGATTTGCTGCAACCCGGTCAGCAACCAGCCGCAAATCAACATCAGAGTCACCATCGGGATAAACGCCCGCTTCAGGACGGTGAACGCCCAGACCTGACGCAGATCGATGCCAAAACGCTGGTGCAGCTCCTGCTGTAAAAAACCGAGAGGGCGCGGCGGCCAGGTTAACTGGGCGGCCAGCTGGCTTTTGGGAATCAGTCCGGGTTCTGTCGTGCCGTCTCCGGGGGGCGCGAACAGAGAAAACAGCCCGCGCAGCATAAACTCGGCGGCAACCAACAGGACCAGCACAGCAGGCAAGTTTATCGCCAGTGAACTGTTGAGCTGAGGCCAGACAAGTCCCGGTAAACTCAGAAGCTGTACCGCCATCACCAGGCGCAGCAGCGACGCTATTGACCCGGCTTCCGGGGAGGCTTCTTTCGACACCGCGCTGAGATGTCGTTCGGCCACCAGCAGCACGAAAACAGATCCCGCCAGGCAGGCGATGGCAATCCAGCGGTTATTGTTATCCAAAAGCGGAACGTAGCGGCTACTCCAGCCAGAAAGCGTAATGTAGAACGTCAGCGCGGCAAGCGCCCCGGACCAGATGCCGTCCGCCTTAAACAAAGCTTCCGCTCGGGCAAAATTTAACGGCACCAGGCTCGTCAACCAGCCTAAAAGAGAGTTTCTGGGCACTTCTTCATGCTGAACCGAAGACTCAGCCGGTGGGGAAAATTTAAGGCATCGCCACTGGCAAATCCGCTGCGCCGCGTGCAGTGAAATGACCAATAACAAAAGCGCGGCGGCATTGCTGCACAGCAAAGCAACCCAGCGAGAAGCCGGCTCCAGAATACTGACCGTCAGCGCCAGAAGGAGCATCATAAACAGCAAGAAGGTTAAGACAAACACCGCTCGGGCGGCGAGTCGGGCCTGCACGGCGGCCAGCGAATAGCGAGCGGGCAGCGCCTGAGGCAGCAGTTCAGCTTCGGGTAACCGGGTAGGTGGCATGATGTTTTAAACGTGAGATGCGCAAGAGTTGCGCAGTATTTTTAGATTGTTATCTTATAACATAGCAACACAAAATGCTGGTGAGTAAAGATGTGTCATTTTATGTCAGTATGATGACAATAAAAAAGCGAACATAAATGTTCGCTTTTTCACATCCAGGTCGCGCTTACTGGGAGTCGATATCTTTCAGGTCATCCTGAATCGCCGCCGCGTTCGGGTTCGCTTCTGGTTTAAGCTGGCCGCCGTTAGCCAGGAAGTCATGACGCTGGAAGTAGGCTTCACGCACGGTGACGTAAGGATCGGCAGACTGGCGCAGCAGGCCGTCGGAATCCAGCAATTGGGCACGCGTTTCGACGCCTTCGACCGCCCATTTACCGATGGACATCGGCCAGGTCAGCCAGGAGAGCACCGGATACAGCGTATCGGCAAAGTCGCCGCCGTCTTCACGCAGCGTGAAGCTGCCGTAACCCGGTAACATCACATAAGGGCCGTAACCCACGTCGTAATGGCCCAGCGTGCTGCCGAAGCGGTGAGGCTCGACGCGCTGCAGTTTAGGGTTAGCCATACCTGCTACGTCGATGAAGCCGCCCATCCCAAGTAGGGTGTTCAGGAAGAAACGCGTAAAGTGCACCATCCCCTGGTACGGGTCGCCCTGCACGAAGTAGTTCACCATCGTGGCGGGCTCTTCGAGGTTACTGGTGAAGTTGCTCAGGCCGTTGCGCGCTGGCACCGGCACATAGTCACGCCAGGCTACGGCCACCGGACGCAGAACATACGGGTCCAGCACGTTGTAGTTGAAGTTGAACATTGAACGGTTGAACCCTTCGAGCGGGTCCGAACGCCCCTGAGGCTGCTGGCTACCAGAACTGGCACATCCCACTAATACCGTTGTTGCCAGAGCAAGTCCGGTCAGGCGGAAATTCATTAGCGTCTCCCTATTATTGTTTGTCTGCGCTTTCAGTGGTGCCCGGTTCAAGCTGGGCTCTCGCCTGATCGATGCTGCGCTCAATGACGGCGCGGCGCTGGTCGTTTGCCGGTAAAATTTTCAGCATCATGTCCCACGCCCCAATCGCCTCACGGTAGTTCTGGCGCTCAAACGCATTGAACGCCAGCAGGCTGAGCACGCGAATATTCGTGTGGTCATCTTTTAACATTTCGCGGAGCAGAAGCCCACCAAGCTGGTTATCCTGCGCGTCGGCAGAGCGGGTCAATACTTCAGCATAGCCCAGCTTTGCTTCGCTGTTTGTGGGCGCAAGTTTATAGGCGTGAGCAAAAGCCTGTGTTGCCGTTGTGGCGTTATTCAGCACCATGCCAATGCGCCCAAGCATCATCCAGCCTTCAAGATTATCAGGCTGTTGCTGCAATCGCGTGCGTAATCCTAACCCAAGACGCGCCATCTCTTCCATAGTCAGCGGCGCGGCCTGCGGGTCAAGAACACGTTTTAACAACGCTGGCGTCTCGGCTGTCGCCTGCCGCCAGGCCTGCACCTGCGCCAGCCCCGACGTTTTCAGATAACTGCCAGCGCTGACGACCACCAGCAGTACAGCGCCAGGCAAAAACACCCAAAGCGAGATTTTCCCTGCAGTTATTTCGCTGCTCAGTGCCGGATTTTCTTCCGCGAGCGAAATCTTTTGCCTCCTGCGGCTGCGCAGCACAATCACCGCTGCGCCACCAACAATAAACAGCGCTGGCAGTACCCAGAGGATCACCGTGGCAGGCGTCAACGGCGGCTCATAGGTCACAAAGTGGCCGTAGCGCTCGACCATATAATCCACGATCTGCTGCTTGCTTTTGCCCTGCTGCATCAGCTCATAGACTTTAAGCTTCATGTCTGAGGCAATCATCGCGTTGGAATCCGCAATGCTGTTGTTCTGGCATTTCGGGCAGCGTAGCGCCTCGGTTAGCTGGCGGAACTGCTGCTCCTGCGCTTCATCTTTAAAGGTAAAAGTATCAATGGCCGCCGCCGCGTGGACGCTAAACAGCATGCCGATAAGCAAGAAAACTGCGCGCATCATGAGCCTGCCTCCTGGCTGTATTTTTCCCAAAGCGGTTTCAGCTCCTGCTGCCAGACGCGATCGTTCAGATCGCCCGCGTGGCGGTAACGGATGATCCCCTTGCCGTCGATCAGGAAGGTTTCCGGTGCGCCGTACACGCCGAGATCCAGCCCCAGCATGCCGTTGCCGTCAAACAGACTTAGCATGTACGGGTTCCCGAGATCGCGCAGCCAGTTAATCGCTTTGTGGCGGTCGTCTTTATAGTTCATCCCCACCACTCGTACGCCCTGCGCGGCCAGCCCGTTCAGAAACTTATGCTCGGCGCGGCAGGTTGGGCACCAGGTCGCCCAGACGTTCAGCAGCAGTGGCTTGCCGTCCGCCAGCACTGTCCGGCTCCACTCTTTGCCTGGCTCGTCGAGGGATTCCAGGCGGAACTCCGGCACCGGTTTACCAATCAGCGCCGACTCAAGATCCGTGGGCGCTTCGCCCTGGGCATTCCGCGCCAGCTGCCAGAGCAGCAGTGAGGCCAGCCCCAGAAACAGCGCCAGCGGAATAAACAGATAGCGGCGCTTCATGCTGCGGCCTCCGGCTTAACTTTACGGCTGCGATAACGCGGGTCGCACAGGCAGCAAAGCCCGCCGAGGGCCATCAGCAGCCCGCCCGCCCAAATCCAGCGCACGAAAGGTTTGTAATACAGGCGCACCGCCCAGCTGCCGTCGTCCAGCTCTTCGCCCAGCGCGGCATAAAGGTCACGGGTGAAACCGCCGTCGATGGCCGCCTCGGTCATCATCGCCCGGTTGCTGTTATAGAAACGCTTTTCGGCGTGCAGAGTGGCTTCCGGCTTGCCGTGGCGGGTGACGTCGATAACGCCCACGCCGCCGCGATAGTTAGGGCCGGTGATATCCCGCACCTCGCGGAACACAAAGTGATACTGGTGAATATCAATGCTGTCGCCGGACTTCATTCGCACGTCGCGCTCCACGCTGTAGCTTTGGCTAAAAGCGATGCCAACCACTGTCACCGCCAGGCCAAGATGCGCGGAAACCATCCCCCAGTGACTGGCAGGAATTTTGCGTAATCCACCCCAGAAGCCGTGGCGATGCGTGGCGCGCTGATAAACTTCCATCAGCGCCAGCACAAAGACCCAGACAGCCATCAGCAGGCCGACCACCGTCATGGCTTCCACGCGATCCTGCATCAGCCACGGTAAGAGCAGCGACAGAACCAGCGTGATGACCACCGCCACCATCAGATGCTTGCGCAGCTTGCCCGGCTCGTCGCGCCGCCAGCGAACCAGCGGCCCAATGCCAAGCATCAGCGCAAACGGGGCCATCAGCGCAGTAAACATCGTATTGAAGAACGGCTCCCCGATGGAAATACTGCCCAGCCCAAGCTGCTTATGCACCAGCGGCAGCAGCGTGCCCAGCAGAACCACCAGCATGGCGGCAATCAGCAGGACGTTGTTGCCGAGCAGGAAAGACTCGCGCGACCAGAGATCGTTACTCACGCGGGAGCGCACTTTGCTGCCTTTGACCGCATACAGCAGCAGCGAACCGCCAATAACCACCACCAGGAAAGCCAGAATAAACATGCCGCGCGCCGGATCGGAGGCAAAGGAATGCACCGACACCAGCACGCCGGAGCGCACAAGGAACGTGCCCAGCAGGCAAAGGGAAAAAGCGCTTATTGCCAGCAGCACCGTCCAGGCTTTAAAGCTGCCGCGTTTTTCGGTCACAGAAAGCGAATGGATAAGCGCAGTGCCCGCCAGCCACGGCATAAACGAGGCGTTTTCTACCGGATCCCAGAACCACCAGCCGCCCCAGCCCAGTTCGTAATAAGCCCACGCCGAACCCAGCACGATCCCCACGGTCAGGAATGCCCAGGCCGCCAGCGTCCACGGGCGAGTCCAGCGCGCCCAGGCGCTGTCCAGCCTGCCGCCCAACAGTGCCGCAATCGAGAAAGCAAAGGCTACAGAGAAACCCACGTAGCCCATATACAGCAGCGGCGGGTGCAGAATCAGGCCGATGTCCTGCAGCAGCGGGTTTAAATCACGTCCTTCCAGCGGGTAGTCCGGCAGCGTGCGGATAAACGGATTGGAGGTGAAAATAATAAACAGCAGGAAGCCGAAGTTAATCATCCCCATGACAGCCAGCACGCGGGCGTGGTCTTCTTTAGGCATGCTGCGCCCGGTGAGAGCAACGGCAAACGTCCAGCCGCTCATCATCAGCACCCACAGCATCAACGACCCTTCATGCGCGCCCCAGGTGGCCGCCACTCGATACCAGACAGGCAGCTCGGTATTGGAGTTGTTGGCGACGTAAAGCACGCTGAAGTCGTTCACTACGAAAGCGTTAACCAGTATCAGGAATGATGCGCATAAGGTGATAAACAGCGCCCAGCTAAACGGCCTCGCGGAGGCCATCAGCCACTGGTCACCTCGCGCCACGCCCCAAAGTGGATAAACGCTTAATAGCAAAGACCAACCGAGCGCAAGGCAAAGCAGGAACCCACCAATTTCCGGCATCATGAGGCGTTATCCTTATACACTTCCGGGGCCTGCTGGTGATTCTGCTCCATCGCCGCTTTCACCTCCGGCGGCGTGTAGTTTTCATCGTGTTTCGCCAGTACTTCTTTGGCGTGAATAAGCGTGGCACCTTCCATCACGCCCTGGGCCACCACGCCCTGCCCCTCGCGGAACAGATCCGGCAGAATGCCCTCGTAGGTCACGTCTACCACGCCACGCGCGTCATACAGCTTGAAGCTGACCTTCAGGCTTTGACTGTCGCGCTTCACGCTGCCCGGCATCACCATGCCGCCGATCCTCAGGCGCTGCCCGGTTTCCGGCATTAAATGGCTTTCGCCTTTGCCGTAGATAATTTCGCCGGGGGTATAAAACAGATCGATATTGCTGCGCAGGGCATACAGCACGAGCGTAATGGTCAGCCCGAGGCCTGCCAGCACCGCCACGGCCAGATAAAGCCGGTTTTTACGACGCGGATTCACTTAAACTTCCTCCTGGCGCTGGCGAGCGGCACGAATACGCTGCTCTCTGGCCTGCTGGCGAGCCACCGTCCGCAGAATGGCGCGATGCTGGTAGCGGGTATGAAATATCAGCCCTAGCAGAGGCAGAAGCGTAAAAGCCACTGCCAGCCAGACGTAAAAGGCGTAGCCGCCCATGGCGAAAAACTCGCCCCAGTGAGTGAACGCCCACATCATGATTTTGCTCCTTTGCCGTTAGCAAGCGCTAACACCCACGGACGGCGGCTTTCCTGCAACAACAGCAGGTTACGCAGGCGCATCAGGGTGAGCGTGATAAACAGCGCGAGGAAGCCGAAGATAGTCCAGCGCAGCGGCGTGCGCATGGAAGGGTCGATAGACTGCTGCATATTGGTTGAGCCCTGGTGCAGCGTGTTCCACCACTCCACCGAGAAGTGAATAATCGGCAGGTTCACCACGCCGACCAGCACCAGAATCCCGGCGGCCCGGCCCGCAAGGCGGCGATCGTCAAACGCGCTGTAAAGCGCAATGGCCCCCACGTAGAGGAACAACAGCACCAGCTCGGAGGTCAGCCTTGCATCCCAAATCCACCAGGTGCCCCACATTGGCTTCCCCCAGGCGGAGCCGGTGACCAGGGCGATAAAGGTAAATGCCGCCCCGACGGGAGCCATCGCCATCACCGCCAGATCGGCCGTTTTTATCTGCCACACCAGGCCAATAAAAGCGGCAATCGCCATGCTGGCGTAAATGCCCATCGACCACATGGCCGCCGGGACGTGAAGGTACATGATCCGGTAGCTCTGCCCCTGCTGGTAGTCCGCCGGAGCAATACCAAATCCCCAGACGCAGCCGACCACCAGCAGCACCGCGCTGAGGATAGCCAGCCAGGGCAGCAAGCGGCCACAAAAGTGGTAAAGCCGCTCCGGTTTAGCCAGCTGATGTAATGTTTTCCACATAGGTTTTGCTCACAAAACAAAAAAATAAAGTTATGCAACGCTTACCCGCAGCGCCGCCGCCGTAGCGAACGGGCTTAGCGTGGCGCTGCCGGCCAGCAGCGCGCCAAGAATTGCCATATACCCCTCCACCGGCAGATGCATCGAGGCGGCATCCATCGCGGCGGTGGCAAAAATTAAAAGCGGGATGGTTAACGGCAACACCAGCAGGCTAAGCAGCACCCCGCCGCGCTTCAGGCCAACCGTTAACCCCACACCGGGCGCACCGAGGAAGCTCAGCGTCGGCGTCCCCAGCAGCAACGTGGCGGCCATCACCTGCCAGCCATAAAAATCCAGCCCAAGCAGCAGGGCCGCCAGCGGCGAAAGCAGTAACAACGGCAGCCCGGTGACCACCCAGTGAGCGGTCACTTTCGCCAGCACCACCAGCGGCAATGGCACCGGCAGCAGCATCAGCTGTTCCAGCGAGCCGTCCTGAAAGTCATCCCGGAACAGCCTGTCCATCGCCATTAAAGAGGCCAGTAAAGCCGCCACCCAGATAATTCCCGGCGCAATGCGCGCCAGCAGCTGCGGCTCCGGGCCAATGCCGAGTGGAAACAGGGTAATCACGATCAGGAAGAACCACAGCGGGTTGGCGATTTCAGCCCCGCGGCGAAACACCACCTGCAGTTCGCGCCAGAAAATGCGCCTAATCATAAACAGCTTCCTGCAAATGAATCTGCCGTATAGCGCAACTTAGCGGCTGATGGCTGGTGAGAATAACTATTCCGCCTGCTTCGGCGTGATGCTGCAGACGCCGGGTCAAACGTTCAATCCCAGCGGTATCCAGCGCGGTAAACGGTTCATCCAGAAGCCAAAGCTTTGCCCTGGAAAGCCACAGGCGAGCGAGCGCAGCGCGGCGCTGCTGCCCGGCGGAAAGCTGGTTGACGGGTAAATCTTCAAAGCCGAGCAGCCCGGTTTGCTCCAACGCAGCCCACAGCTGCTCTTCGGCTACATCGGCATGAAAAAAGGTGAGATTTTCAAAAGGGGTGAGAACAGATTTGATGCCCGGCTGATGGCCAATCCACAACAGATCGCCGTGGAAATTATCGCGCTGGCGGCGAAGTGGCTGATGTTGCCAGCAGACTTCGCCCTCATCGGCCTGCGCCAGCCCGGCCAGAATACGCAACAGCGTGGTTTTCCCAGCGCCGTTTTTGCCCGCCACCTGCACCATTTCCCCAGACTCAACGCTAAACGACAGTGCGTTGAACAGCGTACGATCGTCACGCTGGCAGGTCAGTTGTCGGGCTTCTAGCATCAGGAGGCGCTCCTTGTCTCGGGTGACGCTAAGCATATCATATCGCCCTGTTTTCTTCAGGTTGCCCCCGACGCCTGCGGCTACTCCATTAGGGTTAATCCGCTTACTCAGATCAAAGCCGGGGCGATTATTCCCATTCGTCAAAAACCAGGGATAAAAACCGCTACGCTTAAGTGAACATTTTCTGATCGGAAACCGCCCTGATGGACAAGATCGAGCCCGACAAAATAGTCAAAACCGATGAACTGGAAGTCGACAGCGATGAGAAGTCGAGTGGCCAGAAAATCGAGCTGGATGAGGATCGTCTGCCCTCCGGCGCGATGGCGATTCACGAGCACATCCGCCAGGACGGGCAAAAAGAGCTGGAGCGCGACGGCATGGCGCTGTTCTGGTCTGCCGTGGCGGCGGGTTTATCGATGGGGGCTTCGCTGCTGGCGAAAGGCATTTTTCACGTCAACCTGGTCGGCGTGCCCGGCAGTTTTCTGCTGGAAAATCTTGGCTACACCTTTGGTTTTATCATCGTCATTATGGCTCGCCAGCAACTGTTTACTGAAAATACCGTCACCGCCGTACTGCCGGTGATGCAGCACCCGACTACCACTAATTTCGGGCTGCTGATGCGGCTGTGGGGCATCGTGCTGTTCGGGAATATCGTCGGTACCGCGCTGGCGGCGCTGGCTTTTGAATTTATGCCGATATTCGACGAAGCCACTCGCAAAGCCTTCGACGACATCGGCATGAAGGTGATGGCAAACCCGCCCGGCGAGATGTTTGCTAACGCCATTATCTCCGGCTGGATCATCGCCACCATGGTGTGGATGTTCCCTGCCGCGGGCTCGGCAAAAATCTTCGTTATCGTGCTGATGACCTGGCTGGTTGCGCTGGGTGATTTAACCCATATCGTGGTCGGCTCGGTCGAAATTCTTTATCTGGTGTTCAACGGCACGCTGCCCTGGAGCGAGTTCTTCTGGCCGTTTGCCCTGCCTACCCTGGCCGGGAATATCTGCGGCGGAACGTTCATTTTCGCGCTGATCAGTCACGCACAGATCCGCAACGATATGAGCAACAAGAAGAAGGCCGAGGCTAAGCGAAAGCAGGAAGAACAGAGCCGAAATTCAGCGAAGAGCGGAAAATGTGACGGGTAAATTGTTCATCTTCCAGGCAAACGGACCGCCAACCCCTTAACCTGCCTCGAAAAGCGGGTATACTACGCCCGCCGCGTTCCCTTAGTTAAATGGATATAACGAGCCCCTCCTAAGGGCTAGTTGCAGGTTCGATTCCTGCAGGGAACGCCATTAGATTTCACCTTTCTGCTCTCCCTCTCTTTCAAACCCACCATTAAAATACCCGATGCTATCAATGCATTGAGCTTTGCCTGTCCACATAATGGAATCAGCAGAAGCATTAAGGATATAATCCCGTCAATGATTCCTCAGCCGTCGAAAAGAACATGACAAAACTTACGTTACAAGAGCAGATGCTCAAAGCAGGCCTGGTTAGCAGCAAAAAAGTGGCCAAAGTGCAGCGCACCGCAAAAAAATCACGCGTGCAGGCTCGTGAAGCGCGGGAAGCCGTAGAAGCCAACAAACAGGCTCAGGTTGAGCGCGATAAAGAACTCAGCGAACAGCAAAAGCAGGCTACTTTAGCCAAAGAATATAAAGCGCAGATCAAGCAACTGATCGAAATGAACCGCATTGTTATTTCGAAGGGTGATATCGGCTATAACTTCACGGACAATAACTTAATTAAAAAAGTGTATGTCGATAAAGTCACCCAGACTCAGCTGATCAAAGGCCGCCTGGCGATTGCCCGCCTGATTTCAGATAAAAATCCAGAGGGTGAATACGCCATTATTCCCGCAGGCGTTGCCGATAAAATTAAACAGCGCGATGCCAGCTTTATTGTGCTGAGCAGCGAACTGGCGCCAGAAGCCAAAGATGAAGACGATCCGTATGCGGACTTCGTGGTACCTGATGATTTGATGTGGTAACGATTAATTGCGTTAAGGCGGCCTGGTTTTGCCGGGCTGCCTGGTTAACTTTTTTCAATAATATTGATGATCAAATCGAGCGGGAAGATCATTTCATTGGTTTGCCTGAGTTCTTCAACCGCCCACCAGCGATGCTCCCGAATGACTTTCTTTTCGTTGTCTGTCCACCTCGCACGGTCAATATCTGATTTATCCGCATGAATGATAAAGAAACGCTCTTCCGCCAGAACCG
Coding sequences within:
- the mlaA gene encoding phospholipid-binding lipoprotein MlaA gives rise to the protein MNFRLTGLALATTVLVGCASSGSQQPQGRSDPLEGFNRSMFNFNYNVLDPYVLRPVAVAWRDYVPVPARNGLSNFTSNLEEPATMVNYFVQGDPYQGMVHFTRFFLNTLLGMGGFIDVAGMANPKLQRVEPHRFGSTLGHYDVGYGPYVMLPGYGSFTLREDGGDFADTLYPVLSWLTWPMSIGKWAVEGVETRAQLLDSDGLLRQSADPYVTVREAYFQRHDFLANGGQLKPEANPNAAAIQDDLKDIDSQ
- a CDS encoding heme ABC transporter permease encodes the protein MWKTLHQLAKPERLYHFCGRLLPWLAILSAVLLVVGCVWGFGIAPADYQQGQSYRIMYLHVPAAMWSMGIYASMAIAAFIGLVWQIKTADLAVMAMAPVGAAFTFIALVTGSAWGKPMWGTWWIWDARLTSELVLLFLYVGAIALYSAFDDRRLAGRAAGILVLVGVVNLPIIHFSVEWWNTLHQGSTNMQQSIDPSMRTPLRWTIFGFLALFITLTLMRLRNLLLLQESRRPWVLALANGKGAKS
- a CDS encoding DUF2058 domain-containing protein, with amino-acid sequence MTKLTLQEQMLKAGLVSSKKVAKVQRTAKKSRVQAREAREAVEANKQAQVERDKELSEQQKQATLAKEYKAQIKQLIEMNRIVISKGDIGYNFTDNNLIKKVYVDKVTQTQLIKGRLAIARLISDKNPEGEYAIIPAGVADKIKQRDASFIVLSSELAPEAKDEDDPYADFVVPDDLMW
- the ccmA gene encoding cytochrome c biogenesis heme-transporting ATPase CcmA; this encodes MLEARQLTCQRDDRTLFNALSFSVESGEMVQVAGKNGAGKTTLLRILAGLAQADEGEVCWQHQPLRRQRDNFHGDLLWIGHQPGIKSVLTPFENLTFFHADVAEEQLWAALEQTGLLGFEDLPVNQLSAGQQRRAALARLWLSRAKLWLLDEPFTALDTAGIERLTRRLQHHAEAGGIVILTSHQPLSCAIRQIHLQEAVYD
- a CDS encoding DsbE family thiol:disulfide interchange protein — its product is MKRRYLFIPLALFLGLASLLLWQLARNAQGEAPTDLESALIGKPVPEFRLESLDEPGKEWSRTVLADGKPLLLNVWATWCPTCRAEHKFLNGLAAQGVRVVGMNYKDDRHKAINWLRDLGNPYMLSLFDGNGMLGLDLGVYGAPETFLIDGKGIIRYRHAGDLNDRVWQQELKPLWEKYSQEAGS
- a CDS encoding formate/nitrite transporter family protein; amino-acid sequence: MDKIEPDKIVKTDELEVDSDEKSSGQKIELDEDRLPSGAMAIHEHIRQDGQKELERDGMALFWSAVAAGLSMGASLLAKGIFHVNLVGVPGSFLLENLGYTFGFIIVIMARQQLFTENTVTAVLPVMQHPTTTNFGLLMRLWGIVLFGNIVGTALAALAFEFMPIFDEATRKAFDDIGMKVMANPPGEMFANAIISGWIIATMVWMFPAAGSAKIFVIVLMTWLVALGDLTHIVVGSVEILYLVFNGTLPWSEFFWPFALPTLAGNICGGTFIFALISHAQIRNDMSNKKKAEAKRKQEEQSRNSAKSGKCDG
- a CDS encoding cytochrome c-type biogenesis protein CcmH encodes the protein MRAVFLLIGMLFSVHAAAAIDTFTFKDEAQEQQFRQLTEALRCPKCQNNSIADSNAMIASDMKLKVYELMQQGKSKQQIVDYMVERYGHFVTYEPPLTPATVILWVLPALFIVGGAAVIVLRSRRRQKISLAEENPALSSEITAGKISLWVFLPGAVLLVVVSAGSYLKTSGLAQVQAWRQATAETPALLKRVLDPQAAPLTMEEMARLGLGLRTRLQQQPDNLEGWMMLGRIGMVLNNATTATQAFAHAYKLAPTNSEAKLGYAEVLTRSADAQDNQLGGLLLREMLKDDHTNIRVLSLLAFNAFERQNYREAIGAWDMMLKILPANDQRRAVIERSIDQARAQLEPGTTESADKQ
- the ccmE gene encoding cytochrome c maturation protein CcmE, translated to MNPRRKNRLYLAVAVLAGLGLTITLVLYALRSNIDLFYTPGEIIYGKGESHLMPETGQRLRIGGMVMPGSVKRDSQSLKVSFKLYDARGVVDVTYEGILPDLFREGQGVVAQGVMEGATLIHAKEVLAKHDENYTPPEVKAAMEQNHQQAPEVYKDNAS
- the hflK gene encoding protease modulator HflK, whose amino-acid sequence is MPPTRLPEAELLPQALPARYSLAAVQARLAARAVFVLTFLLFMMLLLALTVSILEPASRWVALLCSNAAALLLLVISLHAAQRICQWRCLKFSPPAESSVQHEEVPRNSLLGWLTSLVPLNFARAEALFKADGIWSGALAALTFYITLSGWSSRYVPLLDNNNRWIAIACLAGSVFVLLVAERHLSAVSKEASPEAGSIASLLRLVMAVQLLSLPGLVWPQLNSSLAINLPAVLVLLVAAEFMLRGLFSLFAPPGDGTTEPGLIPKSQLAAQLTWPPRPLGFLQQELHQRFGIDLRQVWAFTVLKRAFIPMVTLMLICGWLLTGLQQISATERGVYERFGRSVAVLEPGLHLGLPWPLGRVQLTENGQVHELAAGEDPASQPPVIRADAEGPAPASADRLWDATHNFDKAQIIASQSGDQQSLQIVNSDVRFMWRIGLSDKAALAATYRAVNLPELVRSTANQVLVHQFSSLTLDDVLSERRDDLAGQINQAVQQQLDNLHSGVEILSTVVEAIHPPAGAADAFHGVQAAQIAAQSLILREQGSAAEKAALAATNAAVRENTAQVNATDALSEAQATATRFAAQKNAYQQAGQVFIDELWFKQLQLALSGRPLLVIDQRIGAGSPPTLDLRDFPTSTDAARRDAPAKPAQELSR
- the ccmD gene encoding heme exporter protein CcmD, producing MMWAFTHWGEFFAMGGYAFYVWLAVAFTLLPLLGLIFHTRYQHRAILRTVARQQAREQRIRAARQRQEEV
- the ccmB gene encoding heme exporter protein CcmB — protein: MIRRIFWRELQVVFRRGAEIANPLWFFLIVITLFPLGIGPEPQLLARIAPGIIWVAALLASLMAMDRLFRDDFQDGSLEQLMLLPVPLPLVVLAKVTAHWVVTGLPLLLLSPLAALLLGLDFYGWQVMAATLLLGTPTLSFLGAPGVGLTVGLKRGGVLLSLLVLPLTIPLLIFATAAMDAASMHLPVEGYMAILGALLAGSATLSPFATAAALRVSVA
- a CDS encoding heme lyase CcmF/NrfE family subunit, whose translation is MMPEIGGFLLCLALGWSLLLSVYPLWGVARGDQWLMASARPFSWALFITLCASFLILVNAFVVNDFSVLYVANNSNTELPVWYRVAATWGAHEGSLMLWVLMMSGWTFAVALTGRSMPKEDHARVLAVMGMINFGFLLFIIFTSNPFIRTLPDYPLEGRDLNPLLQDIGLILHPPLLYMGYVGFSVAFAFSIAALLGGRLDSAWARWTRPWTLAAWAFLTVGIVLGSAWAYYELGWGGWWFWDPVENASFMPWLAGTALIHSLSVTEKRGSFKAWTVLLAISAFSLCLLGTFLVRSGVLVSVHSFASDPARGMFILAFLVVVIGGSLLLYAVKGSKVRSRVSNDLWSRESFLLGNNVLLIAAMLVVLLGTLLPLVHKQLGLGSISIGEPFFNTMFTALMAPFALMLGIGPLVRWRRDEPGKLRKHLMVAVVITLVLSLLLPWLMQDRVEAMTVVGLLMAVWVFVLALMEVYQRATHRHGFWGGLRKIPASHWGMVSAHLGLAVTVVGIAFSQSYSVERDVRMKSGDSIDIHQYHFVFREVRDITGPNYRGGVGVIDVTRHGKPEATLHAEKRFYNSNRAMMTEAAIDGGFTRDLYAALGEELDDGSWAVRLYYKPFVRWIWAGGLLMALGGLCCLCDPRYRSRKVKPEAAA